A portion of the Stigmatella aurantiaca DW4/3-1 genome contains these proteins:
- a CDS encoding anhydro-N-acetylmuramic acid kinase: MGSRASGPPAPSSRLCVGLLSGTSVDAVEAALCRVEGTGAQVKLELLAHVSDPFPPLFIQRVLGAHDAQTLCELNFELGERFAGAALAVISRAGLTPEDIHVIGSHGQTVAHLPASLSPFPSTLQLGEASVIAERTGIPVVSDFRTRDMAAGGEGAPLIPYFDWALFRQAGTARAFQNIGGIANMAVVGDRLEDTLAFDTGPGNMVMDGLARRITRDALLCDLDGQLSRQGTVLPSLLEELLALPFFAQPPPRSAGREGFGEALLARMWQRHGTRPYDLMATALALTVESMARAYETYVLPRFGTLEAVYVSGGGTRNPHLMHRLTERLAPLSVRSLDTLGFPEGAKEAACFALLASEHLSGTPANVPSATGARRQVVLGKLTP; the protein is encoded by the coding sequence ATGGGTTCTCGCGCTTCCGGGCCTCCTGCTCCGTCCTCGCGGCTGTGCGTAGGGCTGCTGTCCGGAACCAGCGTGGACGCGGTGGAGGCCGCCCTGTGCCGGGTGGAGGGCACCGGCGCCCAGGTGAAGCTCGAGTTGCTCGCCCATGTCTCCGACCCCTTTCCCCCTCTCTTCATCCAGCGGGTGCTCGGGGCCCACGACGCCCAAACCCTGTGCGAGCTCAACTTCGAGCTGGGCGAGCGCTTCGCCGGGGCGGCCCTGGCCGTCATCTCGCGCGCGGGCCTCACGCCAGAAGACATCCACGTCATCGGCTCGCATGGGCAGACGGTGGCCCACCTCCCCGCGAGCCTCTCCCCCTTCCCCTCCACGCTCCAGCTGGGAGAAGCCTCCGTCATCGCCGAGCGCACGGGCATCCCCGTGGTGAGCGACTTCCGCACGCGCGACATGGCCGCCGGGGGCGAGGGCGCGCCCCTCATCCCCTACTTCGACTGGGCCCTCTTCCGCCAAGCGGGAACGGCCCGGGCGTTCCAGAACATCGGGGGCATCGCCAACATGGCTGTAGTGGGAGACCGGCTGGAGGACACCCTCGCCTTCGATACCGGGCCCGGCAACATGGTGATGGATGGGCTGGCGCGGCGCATCACCCGGGATGCGCTCCTCTGCGATCTCGACGGCCAGCTCTCGCGGCAGGGCACCGTCCTCCCATCCCTCCTGGAGGAACTCCTGGCCCTCCCCTTCTTCGCCCAGCCCCCCCCTCGCAGCGCGGGACGGGAGGGGTTCGGCGAAGCGCTCCTGGCCCGGATGTGGCAACGGCATGGGACGCGCCCCTACGACTTGATGGCCACGGCGCTCGCCCTCACCGTCGAGTCCATGGCCCGGGCCTATGAAACATACGTCCTGCCCCGCTTCGGGACACTGGAGGCGGTGTACGTCTCAGGGGGAGGGACCCGCAATCCCCACCTGATGCACCGGCTCACCGAACGGCTGGCCCCCCTGTCCGTGCGCTCCCTGGACACGCTGGGATTCCCAGAAGGAGCGAAAGAAGCAGCCTGTTTTGCCCTGTTGGCGTCCGAGCACCTCTCCGGGACCCCTGCGAATGTGCCGTCCGCGACTGGCGCGAGGCGCCAAGTCGTTCTAGGTAAGCTGACACCGTGA